A stretch of Mytilus edulis chromosome 11, xbMytEdul2.2, whole genome shotgun sequence DNA encodes these proteins:
- the LOC139494132 gene encoding uncharacterized protein: protein MHTWERKLVQNLNLWEAGVRTYFLGLEGGNIDTLLEDEEHSIRKEILEFPPDIVVLQIGGNDIDNKPFDMHVYVRKVVSFINILQQTYGVKKVVVCEIFGRQRLALPTRVYHYGKQYIDQYLYLEFKNHPTVNFWFHRSRLVAQDKLFLKDGTHLNLEETRRFFRSLRGAVQNTMK from the coding sequence ATGCACACATGGGAAAGGAAACTTGTCCAGAACCTCAATTTGTGGGAGGCAGGTGTGAGAACATATTTTTTAGGTTTAGAGGGTGGTAACATTGATACTCTACTGGAAGATGAAGAGCACAGCATTCGTAAGGAAATCCTGGAATTTCCTCCAGATATTGTAGTGTTGCAAATAGGTGGCAATGACATAGACAACAAGCCTTTTGACATGCATGTTTATGTAAGAAAAGTGGTttcctttataaatattttgcagCAAACATATGGAGTTAAAAAGGTAGTTGTTTGTGAAATTTTTGGTAGACAGAGATTAGCACTGCCAACCCGTGTTTACCACTATGGCAAACAATACATAGACCAGTATTTATATTTGGAATTTAAAAACCACCCTACAGTCAACTTTTGGTTCCATAGGTCCCGACTTGTAGCTCAGGACAAGTTGTTCTTAAAGGATGGAACGCACCTTAATTTAGAAGAAACTCGAAGATTTTTTAGAAGTCTTCGAGGTGCTGTACAGAATACTATGAagtaa
- the LOC139494792 gene encoding uncharacterized protein encodes MKTRSPLNQTEVGLREQFFNPPVYTIDQAAAISNGVRISLEKVGITSIGEIQIANGSKRREMNLKYNGRTAKLTAWNGLADTVAGCHLQAGKIYRIKSVVPTNDFHDCRCYNASPSTTFELLEDREEDTGIIDGIVESVSFESNIIEVEDEYYNITKNMLMAVFPSGQFVQNTNIRAKRRREEVIEM; translated from the exons ATGAAAACAAGAAGTCCCCTCAACCAAACTGAGGTGGGTTTGAGAGAACAATTTTTTAACCCCCCAGTGTATACAATAGACCAAGCGGCAGCAATTTCCAACGGGGTCCGAATTTCTTTGGAGAAAGTTGGCATTACAAGT ATAGGGGAAATACAGATAGCCAATGGCTCAAAAAGGCGAGAAATGAACCTCAAGTATAATGGCCGTACAGCCAAGTTGACGGCCTGGAATGGACTAGCAGATACTGTTGCTGGCTGCCATCTCCAGGCCGGAAAGATCTACCGGATAAAAAGTGTTGTACCAACCAATGATTTTCATGACTGCAGATGCTATAACGCCTCTCCGTCAACAACCTTTGAG TTATTGGAAGACAGGGAAGAGGATACTGGAATCATTGACGGGATCGTAGAGTCGGTTTCGTTTGAAAG CAATATAATAGAAGTAGAGGACGAGTATTACAACATAACCAAGAATATGCTAATGGCAGTCTTTCCATCTGGTCAATTTGTACAGAATACAAATATTCGCGCCAAAAGAAGGAGAGAAGAGGTTATAGAAATGTAA